A stretch of Haemophilus influenzae DNA encodes these proteins:
- a CDS encoding NAD(P)/FAD-dependent oxidoreductase, with protein MSQYSENIIIGAGAAGLFCAAQLAKLGKSVTVFDNGKKIGRKILMSGGGFCNFTNLEVTPAHYLSQNPHFVKSALARYTNWDFISLVAEQGIAYHEKELGQLFCDEGAEQIVEMLKSECDKYGAKILLRSEVSQVERIQNDEKVRFVLQVNSTQWQCKNLIVATGGLSMPGLGATPFGYQIAEQFGIPVIPPRASLVPFTYRETDKFLTALSGISLPVTITALCGKSFYNQLLFTHRGISGPAVLQISNYWQPTESVEIDLLPNHNVEEEINQAKQHSPKQMLKTILVRLLPKKLVELWIEQGIVQDEVSANISKVRVKNLVDFIHHWEFTPNGTEGYRTAEVTMGGVDTKVISSKTMESNQVSGLYFIGEVLDVTGWLGGYNFQWAWSSAYACALSISRQ; from the coding sequence GTGAGCCAATATTCTGAAAACATTATTATTGGTGCGGGTGCGGCAGGATTATTTTGCGCGGCACAGTTGGCTAAGCTAGGCAAGTCGGTGACAGTTTTCGACAACGGCAAAAAAATCGGACGTAAGATTTTGATGTCGGGCGGTGGGTTTTGTAATTTCACCAATTTAGAGGTTACGCCAGCTCATTATCTTTCGCAAAATCCTCATTTCGTCAAATCGGCACTTGCTCGTTATACCAATTGGGATTTTATTTCTTTAGTGGCGGAGCAAGGGATTGCTTATCACGAAAAGGAATTGGGGCAATTATTTTGCGATGAGGGTGCAGAACAAATCGTTGAAATGCTGAAATCTGAATGCGATAAATATGGTGCTAAGATTTTATTGCGTAGCGAAGTTTCTCAAGTTGAACGGATTCAAAATGATGAAAAAGTGCGGTTTGTTTTACAGGTAAATTCAACCCAATGGCAATGTAAAAATTTGATTGTTGCGACAGGTGGGCTTTCTATGCCTGGGCTTGGCGCAACGCCATTTGGTTATCAAATTGCGGAACAATTTGGCATTCCTGTTATTCCGCCTCGTGCGAGTTTAGTGCCTTTTACTTATCGAGAAACAGATAAATTTTTAACCGCACTTTCAGGTATTAGCTTGCCTGTCACTATCACGGCACTGTGCGGAAAATCTTTTTACAACCAGCTTTTGTTTACTCATCGTGGTATTTCAGGCCCTGCGGTGTTACAAATTTCTAATTATTGGCAGCCCACTGAGTCAGTGGAAATCGATTTATTACCGAACCACAATGTGGAAGAGGAAATTAATCAAGCAAAACAACATTCACCAAAACAAATGTTGAAAACCATCTTGGTTCGATTATTGCCGAAAAAATTGGTCGAACTTTGGATTGAACAAGGCATTGTGCAAGATGAAGTTAGCGCTAACATCAGCAAAGTGCGGGTAAAAAATCTGGTGGATTTTATTCATCACTGGGAATTTACTCCAAATGGCACAGAGGGCTATCGTACAGCTGAAGTCACAATGGGTGGGGTGGATACTAAAGTAATTTCTTCTAAAACAATGGAAAGCAACCAAGTCAGCGGTTTATATTTTATTGGTGAAGTATTGGATGTGACGGGCTGGCTCGGTGGTTATAACTTCCAGTGGGCGTGGAGCTCGGCTTATGCCTGCGCTCTAAGTATCTCAAGACAATAA
- a CDS encoding DUF2251 domain-containing protein: protein MLHLTLEDELFLGTPKQVGTHSTVFEHFAVMFEDDGETGYFYALDMRQNAQPIVDMLHVYNVDSTSNHHEARKLEICWDESGYLALLLINGYPHAVFDFARLVGYNSNKYPQPDLMSMWTREEITNKQAEQWLGVKTIR, encoded by the coding sequence ATGTTACATTTAACTTTAGAGGACGAACTCTTTTTAGGAACGCCAAAGCAAGTGGGAACACATTCGACAGTATTTGAGCATTTTGCCGTAATGTTTGAAGATGACGGCGAAACTGGCTATTTTTATGCGCTCGATATGCGTCAAAATGCTCAACCGATAGTGGATATGTTGCACGTGTATAATGTTGATTCAACCTCTAATCATCATGAAGCACGCAAACTTGAAATTTGTTGGGATGAGAGTGGTTATTTAGCCTTGTTGCTTATTAATGGCTATCCTCATGCTGTATTTGATTTTGCCCGTTTAGTCGGCTATAACAGCAATAAATATCCACAACCAGATTTAATGAGTATGTGGACTCGTGAAGAAATTACTAATAAACAGGCTGAGCAATGGCTAGGCGTAAAAACCATTCGATAA
- a CDS encoding glutathionylspermidine synthase family protein — MKRVTGFPTRPNMVQQLLNVGFDYYNLPSSDGSHYWSDNVAYEFTLAEIDRIEDTTNELHSICLDFAADEIKKGDYENYHFTELQKQLVETSWRNQDPYLYGRFDFGYDGNNLKMFEYNADTPTSLLEAAIVQWQWLEQIEGLKHRDQFNWIHEELIKHFQFLKQQSGKTDFHLSAMQDAGREDWGNVDYLADVAYNAGWNIHQLAVEDIGYNSETKKFVDLNDQPIEMLFKLYPLEWLSHAEFARHITTAETRFIEPAWKMLLSNKALLAKLWARYPNHPNLLPAYFTPFELPKDLLMWVKKPLLGREGANVFYYEKNNGVEFAAKGSEHSTFYANSGYVYQQKFELPSFDGMYPIIGSWVVGDVACGMGLREDFTAVTGNDSHFIPHYFVP, encoded by the coding sequence ATGAAACGTGTAACTGGGTTTCCTACTCGACCAAATATGGTGCAACAGCTACTTAATGTTGGATTTGATTATTATAACTTGCCTTCCAGTGATGGATCTCATTATTGGTCTGATAATGTTGCCTATGAATTTACCTTAGCGGAAATTGATCGCATTGAGGATACAACTAATGAATTGCATTCAATATGTTTAGATTTTGCGGCGGATGAAATTAAAAAAGGCGATTATGAAAATTATCATTTTACGGAGTTGCAAAAACAGCTTGTTGAAACCTCTTGGCGTAATCAAGATCCTTATTTATATGGACGCTTTGATTTTGGCTATGATGGCAACAACCTAAAAATGTTTGAATATAACGCCGATACACCAACATCTTTGTTGGAGGCAGCGATTGTCCAATGGCAGTGGTTGGAGCAAATTGAGGGCTTGAAACATCGTGATCAATTTAACTGGATTCATGAAGAATTAATAAAACATTTCCAATTTTTGAAACAACAAAGTGGCAAAACAGATTTCCATTTGAGTGCCATGCAGGATGCTGGCCGTGAAGATTGGGGCAATGTGGATTATTTAGCTGATGTGGCTTATAACGCAGGTTGGAATATTCATCAATTAGCGGTGGAAGATATTGGCTATAACAGCGAAACAAAAAAATTTGTAGATTTAAATGATCAACCTATTGAAATGTTATTTAAATTGTATCCGCTAGAATGGCTAAGCCACGCTGAGTTTGCTCGCCATATTACAACGGCTGAAACACGATTTATTGAACCAGCGTGGAAAATGTTGTTAAGTAATAAAGCACTATTGGCAAAACTTTGGGCGCGTTATCCTAATCATCCGAATTTATTGCCTGCTTATTTTACGCCTTTTGAATTACCAAAAGATTTATTGATGTGGGTGAAAAAACCATTGTTAGGTCGAGAAGGTGCCAATGTTTTCTATTATGAGAAAAATAATGGTGTAGAATTTGCAGCGAAAGGAAGCGAACACTCAACGTTTTATGCTAATTCAGGTTATGTTTATCAACAAAAATTTGAATTGCCAAGTTTTGATGGAATGTATCCAATTATCGGCTCTTGGGTTGTGGGGGATGTGGCTTGCGGTATGGGATTACGCGAAGATTTTACTGCAGTGACGGGGAATGATAGCCATTTTATACCTCATTATTTTGTGCCATGA
- the eno gene encoding phosphopyruvate hydratase — MAKIVKVIGREIIDSRGNPTVEAEVHLEGGFVGLAAAPSGASTGSREALELRDGDKSRFLGKGVLKAVAAVNNEIAQAIVGKDATNQAEIDQIMIDLDGTENKSNFGANAILAVSLANAKAAAASKGLPLYAYIAELNGTAGVYSMPLPMMNIINGGEHADNNVDIQEFMIQPVGAKTLREALRIGAEVFHNLAKVLKSKGMSTAVGDEGGFAPNLASNADALACIKEAVEKAGYVLGKDVTLAMDCASSEFYNKENGMYEMKGEGKSFTSQEFTHYLEELTKQYPIVSIEDGQDESDWEGFAYQTKVLGDRVQLVGDDLFVTNTKILKEGIEKGIANSILIKFNQIGSLTETLAAIKMAKDAGYTAVISHRSGETEDATIADLAVGTAAGQIKTGSMSRSDRIAKYNQLIRIEEALERAGTPAAFPGLKAVKGQA, encoded by the coding sequence ATGGCAAAAATCGTTAAAGTGATTGGTCGCGAAATCATCGACTCACGCGGTAATCCAACTGTTGAAGCTGAAGTTCATCTTGAAGGTGGTTTTGTTGGTTTAGCAGCAGCTCCATCTGGTGCATCAACTGGTTCTCGTGAAGCATTAGAATTACGTGACGGCGACAAATCTCGTTTCTTAGGTAAAGGCGTATTAAAAGCTGTGGCGGCAGTGAACAACGAAATTGCACAAGCTATCGTTGGTAAAGATGCAACAAACCAAGCTGAAATCGACCAAATCATGATCGATTTAGACGGAACCGAAAACAAATCTAACTTTGGTGCAAATGCAATCTTGGCGGTATCTTTAGCAAACGCAAAAGCAGCTGCAGCATCTAAAGGTTTACCACTTTACGCTTACATTGCAGAATTAAATGGCACTGCTGGTGTTTATTCTATGCCATTACCAATGATGAACATCATTAACGGTGGCGAACATGCAGATAACAACGTTGATATCCAAGAATTCATGATTCAACCAGTTGGTGCGAAAACATTACGTGAAGCACTTCGTATCGGTGCTGAAGTATTCCACAACCTTGCAAAAGTATTAAAATCTAAAGGCATGAGCACTGCAGTTGGTGACGAAGGTGGTTTCGCACCAAACTTAGCCTCTAACGCAGACGCTTTAGCCTGTATCAAAGAAGCAGTAGAAAAAGCAGGTTATGTATTAGGTAAAGACGTTACTTTAGCGATGGACTGCGCATCTTCTGAGTTCTATAACAAAGAAAATGGTATGTACGAAATGAAAGGTGAAGGTAAATCATTCACTTCTCAAGAGTTCACACACTATCTTGAAGAATTAACTAAACAATACCCAATCGTGTCTATCGAAGATGGTCAAGATGAATCTGACTGGGAAGGTTTTGCATACCAAACTAAAGTGTTAGGCGACCGTGTTCAATTAGTGGGCGATGATTTATTCGTAACTAACACCAAAATCTTAAAAGAAGGTATCGAAAAAGGTATCGCAAACTCTATCTTAATCAAATTCAATCAAATCGGTTCTTTAACTGAAACTTTAGCAGCAATTAAAATGGCGAAAGATGCAGGTTACACCGCTGTAATCTCTCACCGTTCAGGCGAAACTGAAGATGCAACTATCGCTGATTTAGCGGTGGGTACAGCAGCAGGTCAAATCAAAACTGGTTCTATGAGCCGTTCTGACCGTATTGCGAAATACAACCAATTAATCCGTATCGAAGAAGCATTAGAACGCGCTGGTACTCCAGCAGCATTCCCAGGCTTAAAAGCGGTTAAAGGTCAAGCGTAA